Within Mongoliitalea daihaiensis, the genomic segment TCGTCCTCCTAAACGTAGAAGAGTATAATTATTAAATAAGATACACAATGGCAAGATATACAGGTCCAAAGGCAAAAATCGCCAGAAGATTCGGCGAGCCGATCGAAGGATATAGCAAAGCTCTCCAAAAAAAGAACTACCCTCCAGGACAACACGGTAGAGGTAGAAGAAAAAAGCAGTCTGAATACGCTATTCAGCTTGGCGAAAAACAAAAGGCAAAATACATTTATGGTGTTTTGGAAAGACAATTCGCTAAATTATTTAATATCGCTTCCAGAAAAGGTGGTATTACAGGTGAAAACTTGTTGCAGTTGTTGGAATCAAGGTTGGATAACACCGTTTACAGGTTAGGAATTGCTCCTACCAGAAGAGGTGCTAGACAATTGGTTTCTCACAAGCATATTTTAGTAAATGGTGAGGTGGTTAACATTCCATCATACACGCTTAAGCCAGGCGATGTTGTTTCGGTAAGAGAGCGTTCCAAGTCATTGGAAGCTATTACAAACAGCTTAGCGGGTAAGGGAAGTTCTCGTTTTTCTTGGTTAGAGTGGGATAACTCAGCATTATCAGGAAAGTTTGTCTCTGTTCCAGTGAGGGAAGATATTCCTGAAAACATCAAGGAGCAGTTGATCGTCGAACTTTACTCTAAATAATAAACTTTCAGACTTAAATAGAACTATTGATATGTCCATATTAGCATTTCAAATGCCCGAAAAAGTGGTAATGGAAAAAGCCGATGATTTTCATGGCTTGTTTACCTTCAAGCCACTTGAAAAGGGCTATGGGGTCACCATTGGTAATGCCTTGAGAAGAATTTTGTTATCTTCCTTGGAAGGCTATGCAATCACTTCTGTGAAACTTCCAGGTGTTGTGCACGAATTTTCCACAATTGAGGGTGTTGTTGAAGATGTGACTGATATCATTTTAAATTTAAAACAAGTTAGATTTAAAAAGGTACATGATTCTATCGATGGCAAAATCACGGTAGAAGTTAAAAATCAGTCTGTTTTCACTGCTGGAGATATCGCCAAGTTCACTACCTCTTTCGAAGTATTGAACCCTGAATTGGTGATTTGTCACCTTGATGAGTCTAAAAGTTTCGAAATTGAATTGACAGTTGAAAAAGGAAGAGGTTATCTTCCTGCTGAAGAATCCAAGCCTAAAGAGCAAGTATTTGGTGTGATTCCAATCGATGCCATCTTTACACCTATCAAGAATGTAAAGTACAGCGTAGAGAATACCCGTGTTGAGCAAAAGACTGACTTTGAAAAGTTAATCCTTGAAGTTACAACAGACGGTTCTATCCACCCTGAGAAGGCATTGCAAGAATCTGCTAAAATCTTGATTCAACATTTCATGTTATTCTCTGATCAGACTATGGTGATTGATGCTCCTGGAGCAGATTCCCCTGAGCCTATTGATGAGGAGTTCTTACACATGAGAAAATTGTTGAAGACTTCTTTGAGCGATTTGGATCTTTCTGTAAGAGCATTCAACTGTCTGAAAGCTGCTGATGTAAAGACATTAGGCGACCTAGCCAAGTTAGAAATTTCTGATATGATGAAATTTAGAAACTTTGGTAAGAAGTCTTTGGCTGAACTGGAGCAATTGATTCAAGAAAAAGGGTTGACCTTTGGCATGGATCTTTCTAAGTATAAACTTGATGAAGAATAAATAACATGAGACACGGTAAGAAATTTAACCACCTTGGCAGGACTGCCAGCCATAGAAAAGCGATGCTTTCTAACATGGCTACTTCCCTGATTCTTCACAAGCGTATTTCCACCACGCTTGCCAAGGCAAAGGAATTGAAGAAATATGTAGAGCCTTTGATCACAAGAGCAAAGGAAGATTCTACACACAATAGAAGAATCGTTTTCTCCTACCTTCAAAGTAAAGAGGCTATCAAGACTCTTTTCGGTGAAGTAGTTGAGAAAGTTGGTGAAAGAAATGGTGGTTACACCAGAATCATCAAAACTGGTTTTCGTCTAGGTGATAATGCAGAAATGTGTATCATCGAGATGGTTGACTTCAACGAATTGATGTTGAAAGATGCTAAGCCAGCTAAGAAAACTACTCGTAGAAGTAGAAGAGGTTCTGGAAAAGCGGCTGACGCTTCTAACGAAGCAACTGACACTACAGAGAGTACTGAAGAAAAGTCAGCTGAATAATTCATGCAGACAATCTAACATAAAAGAGGGGTTGAGCTTTTTGCTCAATCCCTTTTTTTATGTCCGGTTTATTCCGGGTAATCCTTTAAAATTTGTAACTTTGGCAAGTTCTTAAACCAACATGACTCAACAAAAAGCAACTCTTCTATTAGCAGATGGGACTATTTTCAAAGGCACACTCATTGGTAGTCCTGGAACCAATGGTGGTGAAATCTGCTTCAACACAGGGATGACTGGGTATCAGGAAATCTATACAGACCCTTCTTATACTGGTCAAATCGTTGTCACGACCACCTCACATATCGGTAATTATGGTGTGATTGACTCCGAAGTAGAATCATCAGCTCCAACGATCGCTGGTATTGTGGTGAATAGTTTTTCTCAAACTTTTAGCCGATTGGATGCCAATGGTTCATTGCAAGACTACTTAGTCAAGCATGGAATTACAGGTATTGCCGATATCGATACTAGGAAATTGGTACGTCATCTTCGTTCTAAAGGCGCCATGAATGCGGTGATTAGTTCGGAATATGAGGATGATTTGACAGGACTTAAGGTTCAATTAAACCTTGTTCCTGACATGAACGGATTGGAGCTTTCCTCCGAAGTTTGTACCAAAGAGCCTTTTTATTTTGGCGATGAACATGCTAGCATCAAAGTTGCTTGTTTAGACTTTGGTATCAAGTTGAATATTCTCCGTAACCTAGCAGATCGAGGTGTATACTGCAAGGTTTTTCCTGCGAAGACTTCTTTTGAGGAATTGCAAGCTTGGAATCCAGATGGTTTCTTTTTGTCCAACGGACCTGGCGATCCAGCAGTAATGGAATACGCAGTACAAACTACCAAGCAAATTTTGAACTCTGGTAAGCCTGTTTTCGGGATCTGTCTTGGGCATCAGATTTTAGCTGAAGCCTGTGGGATTTCCACCTATAAAATGCACCATGGTCACAGAGGATTGAATCATCCGATCAAAAATTTGCTTAGTGGAAAAAGTGAGATTACTTCCCAAAATCATGGTTTTGTAGTCAATAGAGAAGAAGTGGAAAAAAGTGATGTGGTAGAAATGACCCACGTGCATTTGAATGACCATACAGTAGCTGGGATTCGGGTCAAAGGAAAGCCGGCTTTTTCTGTTCAATACCACCCAGAGTCTTCTCCTGGTCCTCATGATTCGAGGTATTTATTCGACGATTTTGTATCTTACATGCATAAAAATTAATAATCCTCTTAAACCTTTAACATTACAATTATGACGTTGATTCAATCTATTCACGCCAGACAAATCTTAGACTCCCGAGGAAATCCTACAGTTGAAGTAGATGTATTTACTGAAACAGGTGCTTTTGGACGTGCGGCTGTTCCCAGTGGAGCTTCTACTGGTATCAATGAAGCTGTGGAACTAAGAGATGGTGATAAATCAAAATATTTAGGAAAGGGCGTATTGAAAGCCGTTGCTAATGTAAATAACGTGATCGCTCCTGAATTGGTAGGGATGGATATTTTTGAACAAAATACCATCGATCAGATCATGATTGAATTGGATGGTACACCTAATAAAAGCAAACTAGGTGCAAACGCAATTCTAGGTGTTTCTTTGGCTGTGGCCAAGGCTGCCGCTATGGAGGCTGGTCAGCCACTTTACAGATACGTAGGTGGAGTAAATGCCAATACCCTTCCTGTACCAATGATGAATATCATCAATGGTGGTTCTCACTCTGATGCACCTATTGCATTCCAAGAGTTTATGATCCGTCCTGTGGGTGCTGCTAGTTTTACTGATGCGATTCGTATGGGCGCTGAGATTTTCCATCACTTAAAGAAAATTTTGCATGATAAAGGCCTTGTAACAGCTGTAGGTGATGAGGGTGGCTTCGCTCCTAACTTCTCTGGCGGTACAGAAGAAGCCTTGGGTTGTGTCTTAGATGCTATCAAAAATGCGGGCTATACACCTGGTGATGATATCACATTAGCTTTGGACTGTGCAGCTTCTGAGTTTTATAAAGATGGTAAATATGACTACTCCAAATTTGAAGGTCCAAACGGTAAAGTTAGAAGCAGAGAAGAGCAAGTTGCTTACCTTGCTGAGCTAACTGAAAAGTATCCTATCGATTCTATCGAAGATGGATGTGCTGAGGAAGACTGGCAAGGATGGGCGATGTTGACTGAGAAAATCGGTGGCAAAGTACAGATTGTTGGGGATGACTTATTGGTGACCAACGTGAAGTTCTTGGAAAGAGCCATTAACGAAAAGTCTGCTAACTCCATTTTGATCAAAGTAAATCAGATCGGTACCTTGACTGAAACTTTGAATGCGATCAATATGGCCCATAAGGCTGGATTCACAGCTGTAATGTCCCATAGATCTGGTGAGACAGAAGACTATACCATCGCAGACCTAGCGGTAGCTACCAACTGTGGTCAAATCAAGACAGGTTCTGCGTCCCGTTCAGACAGAATGGCCAAATACAACCAATTGCTAAGAATTGAAGAGCAGTTGGGAGATGCAGCAGTATTTCCTCAAAAGAAGTAAAAGGAAATAGGTCTAAGGTCCTTTCCATTTGGTAACGGATACTAGAAATGCAGTGATTTAATTTTTAAGGAAAGCGGTCCAAAAGGGCCGCTTTCTTTTTGTTTGCATTTGATTTTTGTGCAGATTTTTTAAAAACATATACTGGATTAGCCATCGTATTTAGCTAATTTTTTGACTGAAAAACGCAATTAACCATTCCTTTAACCGCTGATGGGATTTTTGAAGGACTGAACGGTTGATTTTTGTAAGTTAGTTGCAAACTACTTGACAATGTTATGAGGAAAGTTTGCTTGTTTATGCTTATGATTGGGTTATGGACCACTGTCATGGCACAGATGGAACCGCTTTGGTTGCGGTATCCGGCTATTTCACCCGATGGCCAGGAAATTGTATTTAGCTTTAAGGGAGATTTGTTTAAAGTTCCTTCGCAAGGGGGGACTGCTTTACCGCTCACGTTGCATGAAGCACATGATTACATGCCAGTTTGGAGTCCGGATGGCTCTCAGATCGCCTTTGCTTCTGATCGCTTTGGAAATTTCGATGTTTTTGTCATTCCTTCTCAAGGAGGAGAGGCTAAGCGGCTGACATTTCATTCCGGCAATGACTTTCCTTGGGATTTTACTCCTGATGGAAAAGAAGTGATTTTTAGCTCTCCGAGAAATGATTTGTATTCGTCTGTACGTTTCCCCAACAGGGGGCTTTTTGGGAAGTTATACCAAGTGCCTGTAGATGGGGGTAGATCAATCTTACTATCTACCGCTGGATTTCAATCAGCTTCCTTCGATCCTACTGGCGAGCGAATCATCTTTCAGGACAGAAAAGGATATGAGGACGAATGGAGAAAGCGTCATACTTCCTCTGTCACCCGTGATATTTGGATCTATGACCTAGCAAAAGAATCATACACCCAAATTTCAGATTTTGAAGGAGAGGATCGTGAACCCTTGTTTTCCGCTGATGGTCAGTTTGCTTTCTATCTCAGTGAGAAAAATGGAAGTCAAAATATATTCAAACGCAATTTGGCAAATGGGCAAGAAGAGCAATTGACCAATTTCAACGATCATCCTGTTCGCCATCTGACTAGAAGCAAGGGAGATGTGTTGAGTTTTTCTTGGGATGGGGGAGTTTACACCCTTCGTCCAGGTGGACAGCCAAGCCGTGTTGCAATCAAAATATTTGCTGATTTCAGCGGTAAGGATCAGAAGATTGTCTCTGTGAATGGAGGAGCAACCGAAATGGCTCTTTCTCCAAATGGCAAGGAGATTGCATTTGTGTTTAGAGGAGAGGTATTTGTGACTTCTGTTGATAATAACCTTACCAAACGAGTGACCAATACACCTGCACAAGAGCGTATGTTGAGTTGGGGTGCTGATGGGAAGACGTTGTTTTTTGCTACTGAGCGGGGAGAAAGTTGGGATATTTATCAAGCGCGTATTGTTCGGGAGGATGAGCCGTACTTTTTCGCGGCTACATTAATCAAGGAAGAAGCCGTTATTGCTACGGATAAGGATGAATTTCAACCTTTGGTGTCTCCTGATGGGAAGGAGATTGCCTATTTGGAGGAGAGAAATCGCTTGATGATTTACAATTTGGCATCTAAAACTTCCAGACAAATCATTCCTTTAGGTGAAAACTTCTCGTACAGAGACGGAGATCAGGATTTTACCTGGAGTCCAGACAGTAAGTGGATTGTAGCCAAGAACTCTTTAGGGCTTTATGGAGCGAGCCATATGGTGATGTATGATGCTGCTGGTGGGAAAGAAGGAGTGAATTTGACCAATTCTGGCTTTTCTGATGGGCAAGGGAAGTTTGCCATGAATGGGAAAGCATTTGTTTGGGCCAATGATCGGGACGGTAAAAAGCCCTTAGCCTTGCAAGGTGCACGGGAGTTGGATATTTATGGATTGTTTTTTGATCAGGCTACCTACGATAGATTTCGATTGAATAAAGATGAATATACCTTGTTTAAGGAGCGAGAGGAAAAGAATAAGCCTGCGGAAGTTACCAATTGGAATCCCGATTTTTCTGGGATTGAACAGCGGCGTCTTCGCCTGACTACCGGTTCTTTGAATCTAGCTTCTTTTGATGTATCCCCTGATGGGGACAAGCTGTATTTCATGGCGAGCTTTGAAAATCGCTACGATGTATGGGCGTTTGATAATCGGACCAAGGAACTGAAATCATTGGCCAAAACAAATAGCGGTTCAGGAAGCATTCAATTGGATAAAGAAGGAAAAAATCTGTTTGTCTTAGCCAATGGACGGCTGTCAAAAATTGAGACTGCAAGTGGGAAGGTGAGTGCTATTGGTATCAATGAGGAAATGGTCTTGGATGCCGCAGCTGAGCGGGAGTATATTTTCCATCATGCTTGGAGACAAGTGAAAAAGAAGTTTTATGATCCTGAACTTCACGGAATTGATTGGGATATGTATAGAGCGAGCTATGCGCGATTTTTACCTCATATCAATAATAATTACGACTTCCAAGAGCTTTTAAGTGAGATTTTGGGAGAGTTGAATGGCTCTCATACAGGGGGTAGGTATTCTCCTAGACCCGAAAATGGAGATCAAACAGCTTCCTTAGGGCTATTTTACGATGAAAAATCTCAGGAAAATGGGCTGAAGATTACCGAAGTGATCAAAGGTGGGCCTTTGGATAGAGCAAGTTCCAAAATCAAGGCAGGACATGTAATTGAAAAAGTCGATGGTGTTGCCATCGATGGAAGCTTGGATTGGAATATGCTATTAAACCGGAAAGCGGATCGCAATGTCCTGTTGTCCATGATAGACCCAACCTCTAAGCAGCGATGGGAAGAAACGGTTAAGCCGATCTCTCAGGGAGCGGAAAATGCGCTGCTTTACCGACGTTGGGTGGAGACTATGCGAGCAATGGTGGATAAACTCAGTGATGGCAGACTGGGCTATGTACATGTGCAGGGAATGAATGATAATAGTTTCCGTACTGTATACGATGAAGTCCTTGGAAGAAATGCAGATAAAGAGGCATTGATTGTAGATACCCGATTCAATGGAGGGGGATGGTTGCACGAGGACTTATCGACTTTCTTAGATGGCAAGCCATACGCAACGTTTAGACCTTACGGTTTTATTGCCCGTGGGGGTGAACCAAGAGATAAGTGGGCAAAGCCATCCGTGGTATTGATGAGTGAAAGTAATTATTCCGATGCGCATGCTTTCCCTTATGCCTATCGTGCTAAAGGTATCGGTAAATTGATCGGGATGCCAGTACCTGGGACCAGTACAGCCGTTTGGTGGGAAACACAGATAGATCCAACAATCGTTTTTGGTATTCCGATGATTGCATTCTATGGAGTTGAAGAGGATAGACCTTTAGAAAATCTCCAATTAGAGCCTGATATCAAAGTGCCCACTCCTTTTGAGGAAATCCTTTATGGAAAAGATGCACAATTGGAAGCGGCTGTTGAGGAGCTATTAAAGACTTTAAAAAAGTAGTAGGTGGTGAAATAAAGTTGAAATATACGTTGTGAAATAAGGTGGAAATAATCTTGGGTTTTGACTGATTTTGGTCAAGATCGATATTATTGCCTTAGGCGATATTTGAATTGAAATAAAGTGAAATATGCTGTTCGAAATAAGGTGGGAATAGCTTTGGTATAAAAAAACAGCCCCAGTAGCGATCTTGGGGCTGTTTTTTGTTGTATGGAAATTAGGGTTTTGCTCGAAGCCGTGCTTTGAAGAGTGCCTCGTAGTCGCGTTCTCGTTCACTTTTGTTAGGTGAAATCCATATATTGTTTTCTGAATCGATAAACTCAATTCGTCCTAACTCTTTGGGGATTTCTATCGGGATTAAGCCTCCATCTTCAGAAACCAAGGCCCACTTAGCTACTTGAACTTTGTTGATTGCTTGGAAAATTTCTTGGAAGCCATTTACGCCTTCAATAGCTCGCGCATAAGCTTCATCTGTCAGGCCGCTTTCATAACCAATCAAGGGTTGGTTTTGGTAACTGTGCATGTGATTGATGGATCCATAGGCAAATGTTCGGGTATCGAAACTTATAACATCCAAGTCTATGGCTTTTGGATCTTTCCCTTTGATCTGCTCAAAGGCATCAAATTTCAATGCAATTTCCTTAGCAGGATGTTCTAAGTCTGACCATTTGTAGAAATACAAGGTTGGATCATTGGTAAATGCTACATAAACTCCTGAACCCTGTACCCGCATCACCGGATAGGTGGACGTTTGAGTGTAGATTTCATCCGATTTACTGAAACGGGAGTTAGAAGGATAGGGTACAACTCCAGTGAAGGTGTTGTTCTGAATATTGATTTTTTCTAGAATCGTACCTGCGTCGATAGAATAGAATCCAGAGCCTTTTTGATTTCTTGAACCCACTTGAGCCAGTGCTTCATTTTCATTTCTAAATTGGAATAAATCTGCATGAAACACCTGATAGCCCATGGCAGGAGTAAAGTCAGGTTTGAATTTGCCCAAGAGTTTACCTGCAAAATCAAACTGGAAGAATCCATTGATCCCTAAGACTGCGAAGGATTCTGAGTTTCTAAATTGTGGTCGTGCAATGGGATTGGAGCCGATAGCATCAGGTTGATCACCTGTAAACTGATAGGTTTGCAAGATATTTCCAACTTGGTCGATTAGTAGGATTTCCGAGTTTTGAAGGTTCATGGCCAGGAAATGTGCTCCATCTGGACTGATATGTGACCAGCCTAAAACGCCAATATAGTCCACTATAACAGAGTCTTCAACGACTATTTCATAGCTACTGATATTGACTGAGGAAAGGGTTTCAGTTTCTCTCTTAGTACAAGCAAGACTAAGGAGGAGGAAACTGAACAGAAAGACTGAATTAAAGTAGTTGGTGTACATACAATCATCGCTTATACAATTGATGAACAGCGTAGATTTTATTAGGTTTCACAACCTCTGACAAGAAAATCAAATTCTCTTGAATTCCAATGATTTGGTAGGTAAAGGTACGAACTTCATTTCTTTTGGGGGTTTGGATATTGACAAATACCCCTTCTTCGGTACTGAAAATATCAGAGCCTTCGTGTAGGGTGATGACATTTTCTTTATTGATTGACTTCAGCTTTATTCCATACGCATTCCGATTAGTTCTGGCTGTTTGCTGATGGGCGAATGTACCTTTCCTAAGTACTTCTCTTACCTGTGCTTCGGTGATTTTTTTCTCAGGTGCTAGGTAGAATACTGCTTGATAACTGTAAAATTTTTCCAAGCCTCCGTAGGGCATGCGCTGGGTTATCCAAACATGTGAGGCACCTCTAGAACTCGCTTCTTCTAAGAGTTTTTTTCTGGCCCTCGTATCCATGGCATTGATAGCTGTGAATACCCAAGCACCTCTAGCCTTGGAGTGTGCTTCTCCTATTTTGATGAGGTCTTTGGTTTCGCTGTAATCATGGAGGATCGTGATGTCTTCTGGTTTAGTGAATCCATCGACCGGTCCCATCCGGGAAATAAATTGAGCTTGAACACTAAATGAACCCATTATAAAAAGGGCAAAGGCCAATAAGCCTAGAGTTTTAAAAGATGTAAGCATAATGGAAGTTTTTTTCTTTAGATGTACGAAGAACTTCTGTGAAAGGCTGAAAAATGTGAGAAAATTTATTGGAAAAATCATATGATCGGTAATATAAGTTTGTTTACTGATTTATTCGCTTGGCTTAGTTTAATGTTTGTTAGTGTTTAAATACTTGTCAACCAGTGGGTTTAGAATAGGTTTTAGTTGTTTTGAAGTTAACCTTTGAAAAATATGCTATAAACACTTACGATAAGGATAAATAGAAAAAGTGCTGCCACGAAGTTTCTTTTGAAATCAAAAAGTTTGGGTTTTGACTTTTTGAATGCAAATGTTCTTGATACAAAGCCAATAAATTGAAGTATTCCAATCATTAGGAGGTCGATCAGTATGTCAAACAATAAAATCATTGGTCTCTGTTTATCGAAGTATTAAAGCAAAAGAAGTCAAGATGCCGATTCCTATACCTATTCCACTCATAGCATTGATCCTTCTGTCTTTTATTCTCCAAGCATTTTCTCGGTAGCCAGCGGCGTATGCTTCGTTTTCCATTAATAAGGCATCGGGGTAATTCAAGTTTTTGTCTTTGGGAGGTTCTCCGCTAAGGAAATAGGTGAGCGAATAGCCCGCTGCATATAAGGTAGAGTATGAAAATGAAGCAAATGAAAATATACTCATATTTGCGAAGACTGCTGCCTGAGCTAGAGGCTGGACTTTGTAGTGAAAGTCCGCATCAGACCAACCTAGTAAAAAATCTTCAGTTGGTTCCATAGATATTTCTTCCCCTAATAGATAATAATGAATATCTCCGTTATTCCGCTCAACTTTGGATATGTCCCGATAGCGCAAACGGAATTTTTGGGCTTTTTGGTCATCCTCCAGTCGATACACTACCCGCTCCAATCTCATTTTATGGATAAATACATCCAACACTTCTCCATTTTCTTTCCAGATGATGTCCTGTGCAAAAGAAGTACGGGTTAGTAGCAAAACTACCCAAATTAAAATCATATTAACGAAAGACATGTTAGGCTCATTCATGTGATTTTTTTTTCATAATGGAATAGTTAACGCAAAACGAAGCAGCGAACATAGCCGCATAGTGGCCAGTACTTAAAGGTCCTCCGTGTATGTAGTACCCAATTAATTTTCCTACGATTAAAACGACCACTAAATTAGCTATAAAGTAGAGGCTGATTTTTTTAGTCCTATTCCACGATTTCATAAGGATACTAGTGAATGATGCTAGGTTTATTTTTTACGCACTTGTTTTAGGCTCATTTCCACCACTTCCCCAAACGCTTCATAAGCTTTGAGGTCCATGGATTTTTTATTTCCTGCGATGCTAAAGTTTAAAGGATTTCCAGCCACATAGGTTTTATAAGCTTTATCGATATCATTAAAGCTGATGTCTTGATAACGCTCATAAAATTGTTTGTTTGGATCTTCATTGAAGCCGAGTAATTTCCAATTATAAATGGTTTGCGGCATGCTTCGGAAGTAGGGTTTGGAAAAAGCAACCGATTGAACCAATGATTTTTGGATTTCGGGCAGGCGCTCCTCTTTTTTGGGTAAGTCTTGAAGTAAATCCCTGAATACAGTCATTGCTTCTACACTTTTATCCGCTTGGCAACCCACAAATCCGATAATATGGGCATTTCTTCCACGGATAGTTCCATTAGATAGCCGGGCGCCTGTAGCGTAGGCAAGGGAACGGAATTCTCGGATTTCTTGAAACACTAAACCCGACATGGAGTTGCCGAAATATTCATTGAATGCATTAATGGCATATTGATTTTCTTGTGAGAATGGCAGATTAGTATTGCTTAAGAAATAAATCTGTGTTTGAATGGCCTTTTTATCATTCATGAAAAATACGGTTGGTTTTGCATGATTGGCAAATGCCCGTTCTTCCATCTTTTTGGCATGCGTACCTGATAAAATACTTCCCAGGGAATTTTGCAGCAACTGTTCTACTTCCTGATGAGGAGTGTTTCCTACATACGTGATCAATGATTCAGTTTCAAGCAGTGTTTTCAAACTTTCCTGAAGAGCACTAAAGG encodes:
- the rpsD gene encoding 30S ribosomal protein S4 encodes the protein MARYTGPKAKIARRFGEPIEGYSKALQKKNYPPGQHGRGRRKKQSEYAIQLGEKQKAKYIYGVLERQFAKLFNIASRKGGITGENLLQLLESRLDNTVYRLGIAPTRRGARQLVSHKHILVNGEVVNIPSYTLKPGDVVSVRERSKSLEAITNSLAGKGSSRFSWLEWDNSALSGKFVSVPVREDIPENIKEQLIVELYSK
- a CDS encoding DNA-directed RNA polymerase subunit alpha, whose product is MSILAFQMPEKVVMEKADDFHGLFTFKPLEKGYGVTIGNALRRILLSSLEGYAITSVKLPGVVHEFSTIEGVVEDVTDIILNLKQVRFKKVHDSIDGKITVEVKNQSVFTAGDIAKFTTSFEVLNPELVICHLDESKSFEIELTVEKGRGYLPAEESKPKEQVFGVIPIDAIFTPIKNVKYSVENTRVEQKTDFEKLILEVTTDGSIHPEKALQESAKILIQHFMLFSDQTMVIDAPGADSPEPIDEEFLHMRKLLKTSLSDLDLSVRAFNCLKAADVKTLGDLAKLEISDMMKFRNFGKKSLAELEQLIQEKGLTFGMDLSKYKLDEE
- the rplQ gene encoding 50S ribosomal protein L17, with product MRHGKKFNHLGRTASHRKAMLSNMATSLILHKRISTTLAKAKELKKYVEPLITRAKEDSTHNRRIVFSYLQSKEAIKTLFGEVVEKVGERNGGYTRIIKTGFRLGDNAEMCIIEMVDFNELMLKDAKPAKKTTRRSRRGSGKAADASNEATDTTESTEEKSAE
- the carA gene encoding glutamine-hydrolyzing carbamoyl-phosphate synthase small subunit, translated to MTQQKATLLLADGTIFKGTLIGSPGTNGGEICFNTGMTGYQEIYTDPSYTGQIVVTTTSHIGNYGVIDSEVESSAPTIAGIVVNSFSQTFSRLDANGSLQDYLVKHGITGIADIDTRKLVRHLRSKGAMNAVISSEYEDDLTGLKVQLNLVPDMNGLELSSEVCTKEPFYFGDEHASIKVACLDFGIKLNILRNLADRGVYCKVFPAKTSFEELQAWNPDGFFLSNGPGDPAVMEYAVQTTKQILNSGKPVFGICLGHQILAEACGISTYKMHHGHRGLNHPIKNLLSGKSEITSQNHGFVVNREEVEKSDVVEMTHVHLNDHTVAGIRVKGKPAFSVQYHPESSPGPHDSRYLFDDFVSYMHKN
- the eno gene encoding phosphopyruvate hydratase, which translates into the protein MTLIQSIHARQILDSRGNPTVEVDVFTETGAFGRAAVPSGASTGINEAVELRDGDKSKYLGKGVLKAVANVNNVIAPELVGMDIFEQNTIDQIMIELDGTPNKSKLGANAILGVSLAVAKAAAMEAGQPLYRYVGGVNANTLPVPMMNIINGGSHSDAPIAFQEFMIRPVGAASFTDAIRMGAEIFHHLKKILHDKGLVTAVGDEGGFAPNFSGGTEEALGCVLDAIKNAGYTPGDDITLALDCAASEFYKDGKYDYSKFEGPNGKVRSREEQVAYLAELTEKYPIDSIEDGCAEEDWQGWAMLTEKIGGKVQIVGDDLLVTNVKFLERAINEKSANSILIKVNQIGTLTETLNAINMAHKAGFTAVMSHRSGETEDYTIADLAVATNCGQIKTGSASRSDRMAKYNQLLRIEEQLGDAAVFPQKK
- a CDS encoding S41 family peptidase, which gives rise to MRKVCLFMLMIGLWTTVMAQMEPLWLRYPAISPDGQEIVFSFKGDLFKVPSQGGTALPLTLHEAHDYMPVWSPDGSQIAFASDRFGNFDVFVIPSQGGEAKRLTFHSGNDFPWDFTPDGKEVIFSSPRNDLYSSVRFPNRGLFGKLYQVPVDGGRSILLSTAGFQSASFDPTGERIIFQDRKGYEDEWRKRHTSSVTRDIWIYDLAKESYTQISDFEGEDREPLFSADGQFAFYLSEKNGSQNIFKRNLANGQEEQLTNFNDHPVRHLTRSKGDVLSFSWDGGVYTLRPGGQPSRVAIKIFADFSGKDQKIVSVNGGATEMALSPNGKEIAFVFRGEVFVTSVDNNLTKRVTNTPAQERMLSWGADGKTLFFATERGESWDIYQARIVREDEPYFFAATLIKEEAVIATDKDEFQPLVSPDGKEIAYLEERNRLMIYNLASKTSRQIIPLGENFSYRDGDQDFTWSPDSKWIVAKNSLGLYGASHMVMYDAAGGKEGVNLTNSGFSDGQGKFAMNGKAFVWANDRDGKKPLALQGARELDIYGLFFDQATYDRFRLNKDEYTLFKEREEKNKPAEVTNWNPDFSGIEQRRLRLTTGSLNLASFDVSPDGDKLYFMASFENRYDVWAFDNRTKELKSLAKTNSGSGSIQLDKEGKNLFVLANGRLSKIETASGKVSAIGINEEMVLDAAAEREYIFHHAWRQVKKKFYDPELHGIDWDMYRASYARFLPHINNNYDFQELLSEILGELNGSHTGGRYSPRPENGDQTASLGLFYDEKSQENGLKITEVIKGGPLDRASSKIKAGHVIEKVDGVAIDGSLDWNMLLNRKADRNVLLSMIDPTSKQRWEETVKPISQGAENALLYRRWVETMRAMVDKLSDGRLGYVHVQGMNDNSFRTVYDEVLGRNADKEALIVDTRFNGGGWLHEDLSTFLDGKPYATFRPYGFIARGGEPRDKWAKPSVVLMSESNYSDAHAFPYAYRAKGIGKLIGMPVPGTSTAVWWETQIDPTIVFGIPMIAFYGVEEDRPLENLQLEPDIKVPTPFEEILYGKDAQLEAAVEELLKTLKK